Proteins from one candidate division KSB1 bacterium genomic window:
- a CDS encoding tetratricopeptide repeat protein, with translation MRRTCFSLISAFACSAFFGAASAQSLPKGLLFGFAGGTQKLVSYDRRSGLGLGLEGMLGSRFSSRLGAGLTVGYATLPFNFAGVTATGARQTLTLKSSLLYANLLLDYEILNTGSIHPYVLLGAGGLRYEGFKPRGQNFPTKRVTDAAALAGAGLRYMVSPTVALNFSGAFHYTTSQNLDTQKGGRDTFVSARLGITKFLGRSEMDSPLDETFGMLEQLDESEAGQSPLEALESEEDLESRLVELEDGPEADGSGQQDMEEYIRLKSLVEEINQAISSKENEIASLQTALVSKREQITVLEKELKKKPKPAAVPPPATSPGATSFSRAYEEALASFHRKQYAQAVEQFSFLINQFPNHSLASNCYYWRGEAQYRAENYPAAIADFERVLEFPKSLKRDDALLMLGQCYTRLDRREEARQAFNRLIEEFPRSEFVAQAEALREKI, from the coding sequence ATGAGACGAACGTGCTTCAGCCTCATTTCCGCCTTTGCCTGCAGCGCTTTTTTCGGAGCGGCCAGCGCGCAGAGTCTGCCGAAGGGGTTGCTCTTCGGCTTTGCCGGGGGCACACAAAAACTGGTGAGCTATGACAGGCGCTCGGGCCTGGGCCTCGGTCTGGAAGGCATGCTGGGCAGCCGCTTCTCCAGCCGTTTGGGCGCCGGCCTGACTGTGGGTTATGCCACGCTGCCCTTCAATTTCGCCGGCGTCACCGCAACGGGTGCGCGGCAAACACTGACGCTCAAGTCCTCGCTGCTTTATGCCAATCTGTTGCTGGATTATGAGATTCTGAACACCGGCAGTATCCATCCTTATGTCCTGCTGGGTGCCGGCGGTTTGCGCTACGAAGGCTTCAAACCGCGCGGGCAAAATTTTCCCACCAAGCGCGTTACCGATGCCGCCGCCCTCGCCGGTGCGGGGCTGCGTTACATGGTTTCGCCCACCGTGGCCTTGAATTTCAGCGGCGCCTTTCATTACACCACCAGCCAGAACCTTGACACGCAAAAAGGCGGGCGGGACACCTTTGTCAGCGCCCGTCTCGGCATCACCAAATTCCTCGGCCGTTCCGAAATGGACAGCCCGCTCGACGAAACCTTCGGGATGTTGGAACAACTGGATGAAAGCGAAGCCGGGCAGTCACCGCTGGAAGCGCTGGAAAGCGAAGAGGATCTCGAGAGCCGTTTGGTCGAGCTGGAGGACGGGCCGGAGGCTGACGGCAGCGGGCAACAAGACATGGAGGAATACATTCGCCTGAAATCGCTGGTCGAGGAAATCAATCAGGCCATCAGCAGCAAGGAGAATGAAATCGCTTCGCTGCAAACGGCGCTGGTCTCCAAACGCGAACAAATCACCGTCCTGGAAAAGGAGCTCAAAAAAAAGCCGAAACCCGCCGCTGTGCCGCCGCCCGCGACCAGCCCCGGCGCCACCAGTTTCTCCCGCGCCTATGAAGAGGCGTTGGCCAGCTTTCACCGCAAGCAATATGCGCAGGCGGTGGAGCAATTTTCCTTTTTGATCAACCAGTTTCCCAATCACAGCCTCGCGAGCAATTGCTACTACTGGCGGGGGGAAGCACAGTACCGCGCCGAGAACTATCCGGCGGCGATTGCCGACTTCGAACGCGTTCTGGAATTTCCCAAATCCTTGAAACGTGATGATGCCCTGCTGATGCTGGGGCAATGTTACACCAGGCTCGATCGCCGGGAGGAGGCACGCCAGGCGTTCAATCGCCTCATCGAGGAATTTCCCCGCAGCGAATTTGTCGCTCAAGCAGAAGCCTTGCGTGAAAAGATTTGA
- a CDS encoding M23 family metallopeptidase produces the protein MRMFWTLSLTVLAGAAWAQDYVWPTDASRYLTSAFGETRPRRFHAGIDVKTWNKTGYQAIATRSGYLERMVVSPFGYGRALYLRLDTGELAVYAHLERFNDTLQAIAERQQEAAGEFRIDVSFRPGMLPVKQGEVIGYTGDTGIGVPHLHFEIRDRHGRPTNPLSRNFPVLDQVAPTITAFAVIPLTPGALIDDNFLPKVYRPLHVNGRFVIPQPIRVAGRVGLAVAAFDRVSGVHNQFGVYRFQLFVDDSLQFESQFDRLSFDENKFIELVQDFALSQQGHGRLHRLFRDPANPLAIYTHLNAHAGALQAGPVAATLAGLSDSEGLLTPAFPAVETPGLGLGEHEFRVIAADYYGNARTLTGKLMVVPPFMISVTVREQQSNRMVCTVKSLSPPHEVKQVAAAVLVGGKQWRELGAVYPQVDPTDSSLAWEITGHEAAADAPAASANLPAPAGEPEVFVHHHGAPVVRFVATDQNGRSSLPFYLAAAAATEAAPLQFIVRKNFHPQFLHVDISATWPVQQPPVLTLTAGERVVTPRLLTPEANRYAAVVPLAAIAADSVTLEVSGGSVAGARAQWRERFANFAIRPQQTATLRAADGGLRVHFNAESVYWPVYGRIEVDPGSRGPLGAVYRVAPQEVPLDDGATIEISFPDSLPNPGQLGVATRSETGWQFLDNKLNLRERTVAAKVYRLGDFTLIRDDVPPVVIVRHPAPGGVVTDRRPKFVVTVDDSISGFASERSLVMRLDGVKVIAEYDPEAKQLRYRPKTGLTPGTHALVVEARDQCGNVTRREIQFTVR, from the coding sequence ATGAGGATGTTCTGGACTTTGAGTTTGACGGTGCTGGCCGGCGCCGCGTGGGCGCAGGACTATGTCTGGCCCACCGACGCCAGCCGGTATCTCACTTCGGCTTTTGGCGAAACCAGGCCGCGGCGTTTTCATGCCGGCATTGATGTCAAAACGTGGAACAAAACCGGCTACCAGGCGATCGCCACGCGCAGCGGCTACCTCGAACGCATGGTGGTCTCGCCATTCGGCTATGGCCGCGCCCTTTATCTGCGTCTGGATACCGGCGAGCTGGCCGTCTATGCACATCTCGAACGTTTCAACGATACGCTGCAGGCGATCGCCGAACGCCAGCAGGAGGCTGCCGGCGAATTTCGCATCGATGTGTCCTTTCGCCCCGGCATGCTGCCGGTGAAGCAAGGCGAAGTCATCGGCTACACCGGCGACACCGGCATCGGGGTGCCGCATCTGCATTTTGAGATCCGCGACCGTCACGGCCGGCCCACCAATCCGCTCAGCCGCAATTTCCCGGTGCTCGATCAGGTGGCGCCCACGATCACTGCCTTCGCCGTGATCCCGCTCACCCCCGGCGCGCTCATCGATGACAACTTTCTTCCCAAAGTGTATCGTCCCCTCCATGTCAATGGCCGTTTTGTCATTCCGCAACCGATTCGCGTTGCCGGCCGTGTCGGCCTGGCCGTGGCAGCCTTCGACCGGGTGTCCGGTGTGCACAATCAATTCGGCGTCTATCGCTTCCAGCTCTTCGTCGATGACAGCCTGCAATTCGAATCGCAATTTGACCGTCTTTCATTTGACGAGAACAAATTCATCGAATTGGTGCAGGACTTTGCGCTGAGCCAGCAAGGCCACGGCCGCCTGCACCGCCTGTTTCGTGATCCGGCGAATCCGCTGGCCATCTACACGCATCTCAACGCCCATGCCGGCGCCCTGCAGGCGGGGCCTGTGGCTGCCACTCTTGCCGGCCTGTCTGATTCAGAAGGTTTGCTTACCCCAGCCTTCCCCGCCGTTGAGACGCCCGGCCTGGGGTTGGGCGAGCATGAGTTTCGCGTGATCGCCGCAGATTACTACGGCAACGCCCGAACCCTGACCGGCAAACTGATGGTCGTGCCGCCGTTCATGATCAGCGTCACGGTGCGGGAACAGCAGTCGAACCGGATGGTGTGCACCGTGAAATCGCTCTCACCGCCTCATGAAGTGAAGCAAGTCGCCGCGGCGGTGCTGGTGGGCGGCAAACAATGGCGCGAGCTGGGTGCGGTGTACCCCCAGGTTGATCCCACCGACAGCTCGCTGGCGTGGGAAATCACCGGGCATGAGGCGGCCGCGGATGCGCCGGCCGCGTCGGCAAACTTGCCGGCCCCTGCCGGCGAGCCGGAGGTTTTTGTGCATCATCACGGTGCACCCGTGGTGCGCTTCGTGGCCACTGATCAAAACGGCCGGTCCTCGCTGCCGTTTTATCTGGCCGCGGCGGCCGCAACGGAGGCCGCGCCTTTGCAATTCATCGTGCGCAAAAATTTTCACCCGCAGTTTTTGCACGTGGACATTTCCGCCACCTGGCCTGTGCAGCAGCCGCCGGTATTGACGCTCACCGCCGGTGAGCGCGTCGTCACGCCGCGTCTGCTGACACCGGAGGCCAATCGCTATGCGGCCGTGGTGCCGCTGGCGGCGATTGCCGCGGACTCTGTCACCCTCGAGGTGAGTGGCGGCAGCGTTGCCGGCGCGCGTGCGCAGTGGCGCGAGCGGTTCGCCAATTTTGCCATCCGGCCACAGCAGACAGCCACCCTGCGCGCAGCAGACGGCGGGCTGCGCGTGCATTTCAATGCCGAATCGGTTTACTGGCCGGTCTACGGCCGTATCGAAGTTGATCCCGGCAGCCGCGGGCCGCTGGGCGCGGTCTATCGCGTGGCCCCGCAGGAGGTGCCGTTGGACGATGGCGCCACGATTGAAATCAGCTTTCCTGATTCGCTGCCCAACCCCGGGCAGCTTGGGGTCGCCACCCGTTCTGAGACGGGCTGGCAGTTTCTCGACAACAAACTGAATCTGAGGGAGCGCACGGTCGCGGCGAAAGTCTACCGCCTGGGTGACTTTACCCTGATTCGCGACGACGTGCCGCCGGTCGTGATCGTGCGTCATCCCGCGCCCGGCGGGGTCGTGACCGATCGCCGTCCGAAATTTGTAGTCACGGTCGATGACAGCATCTCCGGCTTCGCGTCCGAGCGCAGCCTCGTGATGCGCCTGGATGGCGTGAAGGTAATCGCCGAGTATGATCCGGAGGCCAAACAGCTTCGGTATCGACCGAAAACCGGCCTGACGCCCGGGACGCACGCCCTGGTGGTGGAGGCGCGCGATCAGTGTGGCAATGTCACGCGGCGGGAAATCCAGTTTACGGTGCGTTAG
- a CDS encoding glycerophosphodiester phosphodiesterase family protein, whose protein sequence is MTNLFLHRLREEPPLNIAHRGARTCAPENTLAAFHAALAHGADGIEFDVRLCRSHEWVVFHDQRLGRTTNGHGYIRMTSLEKIRRLDAGIKFGEAFRSEPVPTLADALAMAGGRLLLNIEIKAVSNIQTRKLARLLELLYRHEAAHKCVLSSFNPLILRKLAVLAPEVPTGLILTGHGLHGRTGPPVSRLTGVKGLHVHFKALTPRFLRAARERGLYLLVWGANEARQFRPLIDLGVDGIITDEPRALSQLLGRKIHS, encoded by the coding sequence ATGACGAATTTGTTTCTCCATCGCCTGCGTGAAGAGCCTCCGCTCAATATCGCGCATCGCGGGGCGCGCACCTGCGCTCCGGAAAACACCCTGGCAGCCTTCCATGCCGCGCTGGCGCACGGCGCTGACGGTATCGAATTCGACGTGCGCCTGTGCCGTTCGCACGAGTGGGTGGTGTTTCACGACCAGCGCCTGGGCCGGACCACCAACGGCCACGGTTACATCCGCATGACCTCGCTCGAAAAGATCCGCCGTCTGGATGCCGGCATCAAATTCGGCGAAGCCTTTCGCAGTGAGCCGGTGCCCACGCTGGCGGACGCGCTGGCAATGGCAGGCGGCCGCCTGTTGCTAAACATCGAAATCAAGGCGGTATCCAACATCCAAACGCGCAAACTTGCGCGCCTGCTGGAACTGCTCTACCGCCACGAGGCGGCCCACAAATGTGTTTTGTCTTCGTTCAATCCGCTGATCCTGCGCAAGCTGGCCGTGCTCGCGCCGGAAGTGCCCACCGGCCTGATCCTGACCGGGCATGGTCTGCACGGCCGCACCGGCCCGCCGGTCAGCCGTCTGACCGGTGTGAAAGGCTTGCACGTCCATTTCAAAGCGCTCACCCCCCGCTTCCTGCGCGCCGCGCGCGAACGCGGACTCTACCTGCTGGTGTGGGGCGCCAACGAAGCCAGGCAGTTCCGTCCCCTGATTGATCTTGGAGTGGACGGCATCATCACCGATGAACCACGGGCATTGAGCCAACTTCTCGGCAGGAAGATTCATTCATGA
- a CDS encoding rhomboid family intramembrane serine protease codes for MVPLKDDNPNDGLPVVNYLLIVANLTVFFYLRALPDNAAEHFMLSHGVVPRQIWHGEHWWNVFTAMFVQNAFHPAHVAFNMLSLAIFGDNIEVAMGHLRYFVFYLLGGLIAGMIHVAAVPACTKAMIGASGAISAVMGAYLVLYPRRTILFFAPLVLLRLPALIYMVLWLGWQIVHGLTNAGAGGVAWYAHLGGFLAGAGLVWPLCLSRRRAERRLGEEHSSSE; via the coding sequence ATGGTTCCGCTCAAGGATGACAACCCCAATGACGGCCTGCCGGTCGTCAACTACCTGCTCATCGTTGCGAACCTGACGGTGTTTTTCTATCTGCGTGCACTGCCGGACAACGCCGCCGAACACTTCATGCTGTCCCATGGCGTTGTGCCCCGGCAGATTTGGCACGGGGAGCATTGGTGGAACGTGTTCACCGCCATGTTCGTGCAAAACGCTTTTCACCCCGCGCATGTGGCTTTTAACATGCTGTCGCTGGCGATCTTCGGGGACAATATCGAAGTGGCCATGGGGCATCTGCGCTATTTTGTCTTTTACCTGCTCGGTGGGTTGATCGCCGGCATGATCCATGTTGCCGCGGTGCCGGCCTGCACGAAAGCCATGATCGGTGCGAGCGGTGCCATCAGCGCGGTCATGGGTGCCTATCTCGTTCTCTATCCCCGCCGCACCATCCTGTTTTTCGCGCCACTGGTGTTGCTGCGCCTGCCCGCGCTGATCTACATGGTGCTCTGGCTCGGCTGGCAGATTGTCCATGGCCTCACCAACGCCGGTGCCGGCGGCGTGGCCTGGTATGCTCATCTCGGTGGATTTCTTGCGGGTGCAGGACTGGTGTGGCCGCTTTGTCTCTCCCGCCGCCGCGCGGAGCGCCGTCTGGGAGAGGAGCATTCCAGCAGCGAATGA
- the aroB gene encoding 3-dehydroquinate synthase yields MITLHVELETRRYPIVIAAGLLSACGEVLAQSGVGARFVVVTDARVDVHHSETVLASLRQAGLKVEKIVIPAGEAHKTLATFEQIIARMLERKCDRQTVVLALGGGVVGDLAGFVAATYMRGIPLVQAPTTLLAQVDASIGGKVGVNHRLGKNMIGAFHQPRLVLIDPATLTTLPSREVVAGLAEVVKHAVIADAAYFEYLRAHLAAILALDQPVLVEVIRRSCEIKSAIVSRDEREAGSRALLNFGHTIGHALEAATGFERLRHGEAVWLGMLAEAYISHASGYLSADDFTRFEKFLRSLPLRLPCDGISMNELEHLMARDKKATAGAVRMVMLQRLGAAVLTAEWRAGSLPDAVRYAWETFKQEGVATTAT; encoded by the coding sequence ATGATCACCCTGCATGTTGAATTGGAAACACGCCGCTATCCCATTGTGATTGCGGCAGGATTGCTCTCCGCTTGCGGTGAAGTGCTGGCGCAAAGCGGTGTTGGCGCGCGTTTTGTAGTCGTCACCGACGCCAGGGTTGATGTTCACCACAGTGAGACGGTGCTCGCCAGCCTGCGTCAGGCCGGGCTGAAGGTGGAGAAGATCGTCATTCCCGCGGGCGAGGCGCACAAAACGCTGGCAACGTTTGAACAAATCATCGCCCGGATGCTCGAACGCAAATGTGATCGGCAAACCGTGGTGCTTGCGCTCGGCGGCGGGGTGGTGGGTGATCTGGCAGGGTTTGTCGCCGCCACCTACATGCGCGGCATTCCCCTGGTGCAGGCACCCACCACCTTGCTGGCGCAGGTGGATGCCAGCATCGGCGGCAAGGTGGGTGTCAATCACCGCCTGGGCAAAAACATGATCGGCGCGTTTCATCAGCCCCGCCTGGTGCTCATCGATCCCGCCACGCTGACAACGCTGCCGTCGCGTGAAGTGGTGGCCGGGCTGGCGGAGGTTGTCAAGCACGCCGTGATCGCAGACGCCGCTTATTTCGAGTATCTCCGCGCCCATCTCGCCGCGATCCTGGCGCTCGACCAACCGGTGTTGGTTGAGGTGATCCGGCGCAGTTGCGAGATCAAAAGTGCAATCGTCAGCCGCGATGAGCGCGAGGCCGGCAGCCGCGCTTTGTTAAATTTTGGACACACCATCGGCCATGCGCTGGAAGCCGCCACCGGCTTTGAGCGCCTGCGCCATGGGGAAGCCGTGTGGCTGGGCATGCTGGCAGAGGCTTACATTTCCCATGCCTCCGGTTATCTTTCGGCCGACGATTTCACCCGCTTTGAGAAATTTTTGCGCAGCCTTCCGCTAAGACTGCCGTGCGACGGTATTTCTATGAACGAATTAGAGCATCTGATGGCGCGGGACAAGAAGGCCACCGCCGGCGCCGTTCGGATGGTCATGTTGCAGCGACTGGGAGCCGCCGTGCTGACCGCGGAGTGGCGGGCCGGCAGTTTGCCAGACGCCGTTCGGTATGCCTGGGAAACTTTCAAGCAGGAAGGAGTGGCCACCACCGCCACCTGA
- a CDS encoding glycosyltransferase produces MRKKSTPEPSTSPAADDKPHVLFIAYYFPPLGMAGTLRVAKWCKFLVRAGWRVSVVTVKPVAYYASDPSLLAELQGTTILRTGSLDPARVLHLLRGGAAPRRPPGGGRGALLYWFLLPDPRVLWLPFAWWRAWREVRRRGIRHVVTSGPPHSCHFVGWLLARFQKVLWVCDFRDTWLREEFHQAPTRLHRALQNFLERMILRSAHAVTAVSQGLAVQLQQTGGRPPGTTHFLPHGYDHEDFAAEVQRRDTRFQVSYVGALSQIQDPRPLLAGFRAFVDTAGLSPEKVRLRLVGADLTGCLPQWLAQTKLHEFVDRVGYVPHARAVAEMQAADLLVFLANPGTGATIIPSKTFEYLAARKPILLIGEKIEGVHFLLQHARSRHCDFHAYDAIARALLAFYKEFCAAATGMPPPAPLEFSRQHLAHRLAEILRSLEPRRASF; encoded by the coding sequence TTGCGGAAAAAATCAACCCCTGAGCCTTCGACCAGCCCCGCCGCGGATGACAAGCCGCATGTGCTTTTCATCGCCTACTATTTTCCGCCGCTGGGCATGGCCGGCACATTGCGCGTGGCCAAGTGGTGCAAGTTTCTCGTGCGCGCCGGCTGGCGGGTCAGCGTGGTCACGGTCAAACCGGTGGCATACTATGCTTCCGATCCCAGCTTGTTGGCCGAATTGCAGGGAACCACCATTCTGCGCACCGGCTCGCTCGATCCGGCGCGGGTGCTGCATCTGTTGCGTGGCGGCGCGGCACCCCGCCGGCCTCCGGGCGGGGGGAGGGGAGCTCTGCTTTATTGGTTCCTCCTGCCCGATCCGCGCGTGTTGTGGCTGCCGTTTGCCTGGTGGCGGGCGTGGCGCGAAGTGCGGCGCCGGGGTATCCGCCATGTCGTGACCTCCGGGCCGCCCCATTCCTGCCACTTCGTCGGCTGGCTGCTCGCCCGCTTTCAAAAAGTTCTTTGGGTCTGTGATTTTCGCGACACCTGGCTGCGCGAGGAATTTCACCAGGCGCCCACCCGCCTGCATCGCGCGCTGCAAAATTTTCTGGAGAGAATGATTCTGCGCTCGGCACATGCCGTGACCGCGGTTTCGCAGGGGCTGGCGGTACAGTTGCAGCAGACCGGCGGACGGCCGCCGGGCACCACCCATTTCCTGCCGCACGGTTACGATCACGAGGATTTCGCCGCCGAGGTGCAACGCCGTGACACCCGCTTTCAGGTCTCCTATGTTGGCGCGCTTTCGCAGATTCAGGATCCGCGGCCGCTGCTGGCCGGCTTTCGCGCCTTTGTCGACACTGCCGGCTTGTCCCCCGAGAAGGTGCGTTTGCGTTTGGTCGGCGCCGATCTCACCGGTTGCCTGCCGCAATGGCTGGCACAGACGAAGTTGCATGAGTTCGTGGATCGCGTCGGCTATGTGCCCCATGCCCGGGCGGTGGCGGAAATGCAGGCCGCGGATTTGCTGGTGTTTCTCGCCAATCCCGGCACCGGCGCGACCATTATTCCCAGCAAGACCTTTGAATATTTGGCGGCCCGCAAGCCGATTCTGCTGATCGGTGAAAAAATCGAAGGGGTGCACTTTCTCTTGCAACATGCGCGCAGCCGCCATTGCGATTTCCATGCTTATGATGCCATCGCCCGCGCGCTGCTGGCCTTCTACAAGGAGTTTTGCGCCGCCGCGACCGGTATGCCGCCGCCGGCACCACTGGAATTCTCGCGCCAGCACCTGGCGCACCGCCTCGCCGAAATTCTGCGCAGCCTCGAACCTCGCCGGGCAAGTTTCTGA
- a CDS encoding tetratricopeptide repeat protein, with amino-acid sequence MTRKWKSRLTAALGCTVLLVSAMAAHSQPTGGRWLYGFSFAAQRLTSPRRAAQLISASGTVATGRVTQAGYGPGLSARLERRVSARTGLSLSLGYATLPFRLTLQYPTYQTASALRTQMVGSELWLNYDVIPSQRFRPYLLAGAGYLNFRVSGSKRLHAGNILLGAGARWQPHAHMLWHASLVYHFQASDRLDAVVSGNHDAFLGIRVGVLFFKGGTLAVPELFTDQRRTGRTEPAMRAPVEVAPRRAPATAEHRSAATASAAPRKRAGVPSAKVSPPRPAAGGEKAKPPASATAARPTSFAGAYEQALQNIYARRYEVAVRQFTELIEIFPAHVLISNCHYWLGKAQYELQNYAAAVTACQRVMQFPKSARQDDALFILGNSLLRLQRREEARAALQRLLRDHPNSRLAPQAQELLAKM; translated from the coding sequence ATGACAAGGAAGTGGAAATCTCGCCTGACTGCCGCCCTCGGTTGCACCGTGCTGCTTGTGAGTGCGATGGCTGCCCACAGCCAGCCCACCGGTGGTCGCTGGCTTTACGGTTTCAGCTTTGCAGCGCAACGCTTGACCAGTCCGCGACGCGCGGCACAGTTGATCTCTGCCAGCGGTACCGTGGCCACCGGCCGTGTCACACAAGCCGGTTATGGCCCCGGCCTGTCGGCGAGGTTGGAGCGGCGCGTGTCCGCGCGCACCGGCCTGAGCCTGTCGCTGGGCTATGCCACTCTGCCTTTCCGCCTGACCCTGCAGTATCCCACTTACCAAACGGCCAGTGCTCTGCGCACCCAAATGGTGGGCAGCGAGCTCTGGCTCAACTATGATGTGATCCCTTCGCAACGCTTTCGCCCTTATCTTTTGGCGGGCGCCGGGTATCTCAATTTTCGCGTTTCCGGTTCCAAACGGTTGCATGCCGGCAATATTTTGCTTGGTGCCGGCGCGCGCTGGCAGCCGCACGCGCACATGCTCTGGCACGCCAGCCTGGTTTATCATTTTCAGGCGAGTGACCGCCTGGATGCCGTGGTGAGCGGCAACCATGATGCTTTTCTCGGCATTCGAGTTGGCGTCCTCTTTTTCAAAGGCGGCACACTGGCGGTGCCCGAACTCTTCACGGATCAGCGGCGCACCGGTCGCACCGAGCCGGCCATGCGCGCGCCGGTGGAAGTGGCGCCCCGCCGCGCGCCGGCAACGGCGGAACACCGGTCTGCTGCAACCGCTTCCGCTGCGCCGCGCAAACGTGCCGGCGTCCCGTCCGCCAAAGTCTCCCCGCCTCGTCCTGCGGCCGGCGGCGAAAAAGCAAAGCCTCCGGCCAGCGCCACTGCGGCGCGTCCCACCAGCTTTGCCGGCGCCTATGAGCAGGCCCTGCAAAACATCTACGCCCGGCGCTATGAAGTGGCCGTGCGGCAGTTTACGGAGTTGATTGAGATTTTCCCCGCCCACGTGTTGATCAGCAACTGCCATTACTGGCTTGGCAAGGCGCAGTACGAATTGCAGAATTATGCTGCGGCGGTCACCGCCTGCCAGCGGGTGATGCAATTTCCGAAATCAGCCCGCCAGGATGACGCGCTGTTCATTCTCGGCAACAGCCTGCTGCGGTTGCAACGCCGTGAAGAAGCGCGTGCGGCGCTGCAACGCCTGCTGCGCGATCACCCCAACAGCCGGTTGGCTCCGCAGGCGCAGGAGCTGCTTGCCAAAATGTGA
- a CDS encoding tetratricopeptide repeat protein: MRSSLKAALVLVGVAAVGAWAQYPAGRYSIGILGGPIKMAGDIVDYSTVDQWAGLSARYVLTDRLTLGVEGAGGWVRAWTGIGSMFNSDNSFPFKTNLIALTGNVYYYPFRNQRFAPFLNGGAGFIFWDVRDLRGSTGGTFANGTRIRSKLSPSVSGALGFDFHLSERFALTGLGRLHGILKGRQDTSGLSVFTPARRDANYLVVEGQVGVRYLFGGRSRAQTPDENLFSEEGGMSPFDAENQKDPAFDDDTQTDSFGAGSGRAESGRVAGDEQLDMEEYVRLKSLADELTQGIELKEREISSLQETLADRQSRLQALQSGSLASANGNFAADRGAPPMSRATAAPLKGSSASFSLAYEQGLSLLTAKRYQEAIDIFATLAARFPNHALVSHCHYWSGEAYFNLGSYQAAVESFNQVLRASLSLKKDNALLMLGRSYLQLNRTEEARRVFNQLIREYPSSEFVGAAEEMLAKL, encoded by the coding sequence ATGCGAAGTAGTCTAAAGGCTGCGCTGGTGCTGGTGGGTGTCGCCGCCGTGGGAGCTTGGGCGCAGTATCCGGCGGGCCGGTATTCCATTGGGATTCTCGGCGGTCCGATCAAAATGGCGGGCGATATCGTCGATTACTCCACCGTCGACCAATGGGCGGGACTTTCCGCCCGCTATGTCCTCACCGACCGCCTCACCCTGGGTGTGGAGGGCGCGGGCGGATGGGTGCGGGCCTGGACGGGCATCGGCAGCATGTTCAATTCCGACAATTCCTTCCCTTTTAAAACCAATCTCATCGCGCTGACGGGCAACGTTTACTACTACCCCTTTCGCAACCAGCGCTTCGCGCCGTTTCTCAATGGCGGCGCCGGCTTCATCTTTTGGGACGTGCGTGATCTGCGCGGGTCCACGGGTGGCACTTTCGCCAATGGCACGCGCATTCGCAGCAAGTTGAGCCCCTCCGTGAGTGGTGCCCTCGGCTTTGATTTTCACCTGAGCGAACGCTTTGCCCTGACCGGCCTGGGACGGTTGCACGGCATTCTCAAGGGCCGCCAGGATACCAGCGGCCTCAGCGTCTTCACTCCGGCCCGGCGTGATGCCAACTACCTGGTGGTGGAAGGCCAGGTGGGTGTGCGCTACCTGTTTGGCGGCCGGTCACGCGCCCAAACGCCCGATGAAAACCTCTTCAGCGAAGAAGGCGGGATGTCGCCGTTTGATGCCGAAAACCAGAAGGATCCGGCCTTCGACGATGACACGCAGACGGATTCCTTTGGTGCAGGCAGCGGCCGTGCGGAGTCCGGCCGTGTCGCCGGCGATGAGCAGTTGGACATGGAGGAGTACGTTCGTCTCAAATCGTTGGCGGATGAATTGACCCAGGGCATCGAATTGAAAGAGCGGGAGATTTCCTCGCTGCAAGAGACCCTGGCTGACCGCCAGTCGCGTTTGCAGGCGCTGCAAAGCGGCAGCCTGGCCAGCGCCAACGGCAATTTCGCGGCTGACCGCGGCGCTCCGCCAATGAGCCGTGCGACGGCCGCACCCCTGAAAGGCTCGAGTGCGAGTTTCTCGCTGGCTTATGAGCAGGGTCTGAGCCTGCTGACCGCCAAGCGTTACCAGGAAGCAATCGACATCTTTGCGACGCTGGCGGCACGCTTTCCGAACCACGCGCTGGTCAGTCACTGCCACTATTGGAGCGGGGAGGCCTATTTCAATCTCGGCAGTTATCAGGCGGCGGTGGAATCATTCAACCAGGTGCTGCGCGCTTCGCTCTCCCTCAAGAAGGACAACGCCCTGCTCATGCTGGGGCGCAGCTATCTGCAGCTCAACCGCACGGAGGAAGCCCGCCGGGTGTTCAATCAATTGATCCGGGAGTATCCCAGCAGCGAATTTGTCGGTGCCGCGGAGGAGATGCTGGCGAAACTGTGA